The Gammaproteobacteria bacterium genome includes the window GATGAGATTCCAAGTAATGGCACCCATCAGCGTGCCAAAGATCAAGTGGGTATCAACAAGCGAAGTCTGAATCACTCCGGTGCCAATGGTTTTAGCAACTTGGTGGCTAAAGAACAAAAAGGCGATGAAATTAAAGAAAGCCGCCCACAAAACCGCCTGACGGGGACTCAACACCCGGGTGGAAACTACAGTGGCAATACTGTTAGCGGCATCATGGAGACCATTGATAAAATCAAAGGCTAAGGCAATGATAATGAGCAATACTAGAATAGGAAGACCGACGGCAACATCCACGAACCAGCTCCTTATCAGCTATTCTCGGCAACAATGTCGCCGATTACTTTAGCAACATCGTCACAGGCGTCAACGACCTCCTCAATAAGATCGTAAAGTCTTTCCATGTGCGCCGCCAGGGCCGGTTCCACCGGACAGGTAACGGGATCGAAAAGACGATCCAGCCCCTTCAGGTAATAATTATCCGCTTCATTCTCAATCTCATGAACCTTTTGACAGAGAACGTTAATGGTTTGGGCATGAGTGGAGACAGCCTGAGTCAGGGGCATGATCTGATGGAGAGTCTTAGCGCACAGGTTGGCGCAGTGCGCCATGGCCGCCATCTCTTCGGTAAAGGTCTCAATACGATAAATCGCAGCGCGTTTAGCTACGTCCTCAGCATAATCCGCTACGCTGTCCATGACACTGACCAGGGTACGAATCTCGCTACGCCGAAAAGGTGTGATGAATGAACGATTAAGGAGCCGATAAATCCGCTCGGCACACTGATCTGCCCGGGTTTCAGCGGCCTCCAACGGTACCAAATCGACTGGCTCACCCCTGATAAGCAAGTCGTGGAGACATTGGGTAGCCTCCACGACTGCCATAGAAAAATCAACAAATAGCGGTGTGAATGCCTCCTCGCGGGGCATTAAAAACTGAAAAAGACGATGCAACATTTAGCCTACTCCTGAGTGATGGGACTCATGACACGATTATAAGGCACTGGACCCAAGATTATCGTCATGAATTCCACGGCTAAAGTTTGCGCCCTCATTAGATGACTACAAGCCACCCAACTTTTAACAGTAGCATAGCAGTCATACACCAGATTAAATATAATGCTGATCGTAGATATGTCTTTATAATATATATGTTTAGATATATTTCTATATATTATAAGCTACCTAATATACTTTCGTAATCAACTTTGCTGACGAATTACTTGGCCGCCATTAACGCTAGGGTAGTATCCAACATCCGATTGGAGAAGCCCCATTCGTTATCGTACCAAGACAGTACCTTGACTAAGGTGCCGTCAATGACGCGGGACTGACTGGCGTCATAAGTAGAACTTACAGTCGTGTGATTGAAATCCGATGAGACCAATGATTGGTCGTTGTAACCGAGTATGCCTTTCAACTCATTCTCAGACGCAGCCTTGAGGATGGCGTTGATTTCATCCTTGGAGGTCGGTCGTGCCGCAACGAAGGTTAAATCTACCACCGAAACATTGATCGTCGGTACCCGCATGGCGAAACCATCCAGCTTGCCATTCAACTCGGGCAGTACCAAGCCCACCGCCGAGGCCGCGCCGGTCTTGGTCGGAATCATGTTCTGCGTCGCGGAGCGCGCGCGATATAGATCACTGTGATAAACGTCGGTCAGGACTTGATCATTGGTGTAGGAATG containing:
- a CDS encoding putative pit accessory protein (Evidence 3 : Putative function from multiple computational evidences); this encodes MLHRLFQFLMPREEAFTPLFVDFSMAVVEATQCLHDLLIRGEPVDLVPLEAAETRADQCAERIYRLLNRSFITPFRRSEIRTLVSVMDSVADYAEDVAKRAAIYRIETFTEEMAAMAHCANLCAKTLHQIMPLTQAVSTHAQTINVLCQKVHEIENEADNYYLKGLDRLFDPVTCPVEPALAAHMERLYDLIEEVVDACDDVAKVIGDIVAENS
- a CDS encoding hypothetical protein (Evidence 5 : Unknown function) — its product is MYDCYATVKSWVACSHLMRAQTLAVEFMTIILGPVPYNRVMSPITQE